A segment of the Oncorhynchus clarkii lewisi isolate Uvic-CL-2024 chromosome 11, UVic_Ocla_1.0, whole genome shotgun sequence genome:
TGCAtaggtctcactctctctcacacgcataCTGTATGCCCTGACACTCACAAAAACTTCCTGACACTCACACCACCCTGATTTCCTTCTCTGTGGAAAGTTTTTACCTGATCCATCAGAAGGTAGGTCTACAGAATGATTTAATGTTGCTATATATTCTATTGTCATTTTTCAGAACTTAACACTTCTGTAACGACACGAGACTTACGTGATAGATTTTAAGGTTGTGAGGATGATTGTGTTGCACATTGGTTGTTTTCCTAATAGTTGAATTTTCATTCTTTTGTCACTCCCAGTAGATATGGACAGGTACAATCACTCACTGTATTACAATATGTGTCCACTGACAGTATGTATATAATGCAGGGCTGTAGTACCCGAGACCATATTGAGTGTCTCAGTGTTGGATACATTTGTACTCAGTCTTGGACAGTGAGGACTGGTAATTTCTTCCCGAGACCAGCCAAAACCAGCAGAGTAAAAACTCAGAATTATCAGCTTCCTTTCAGTCAGTGCATAAAACTGCTTTGCCAGGCCAAATATATACACTCCTTTCTTGAAACATTAGTATCTTAACAGCCTTTATatctattatagacatgtttgcGCAGTGCTGAACCTATAGACCTTCAGTGTGTGACTGGTTAGTACAGTGGAGAACCTATTGGACCTTCAGTGTGTGAcgggttagtacagtggtgaacctatagacctTCAGTGTGTGACTGACAGGTTTGTGATTCTGAAAGGACAGCAACCATAATACCAGCGCACTCATGTAAGAGAGGTCACTTTTTGTAAAACACAAagggccagtggtgtagtggagggtatacacAGGTATACCCACTTTTTTTTCAGCGGGCATTGcttatactcacttcttaatccctactgttgagtatcaaagtagtgtagtggaggtatacgacTTATTATTTATGTAGTACAATGGAGAAATCGTGCACAAAGTTGCCAACACAATCGCAAAGCCcgtgaaatatattcacatgcGCGCCTAGTTACAGCTGAATATCATCTGCAGGCAGCAAGAATGTGcagctctcaactggttttggcatggagcagctcacagaataACGACATCGGTAGCCCGGTGGATAGGAAAGATGTTTCAACGTAtgatatctaccagtaaatgTTCATGTTAACTAAGGCAACAATGGGTGTGTAAACCAGGTATTGAAAAGTTTAGTCCGAAGTGTTGGTTAGTAGGCTACTTGTGATGTGCAATTGTCATCATGCCTGTTTGTATCAAGGGGCATGGGTGGACACACCCTGACAGGCCAACCCAACCAgattgatgtggtttaagcattgttgtggacttagaccATCAAATGTGTGTTTTTTCCTATAACAAAGTGTcattttgagagtgaaaatctGAAAAATGTATAGGAAAACTCACAAAGAAATATACAAAACATGGGATTTTTCCACACAGGGAACCTTTCCTTCGCTGGGTGGGCAGTTTGGGAACTTTTTGACAAAATTAGACTATACCACCTTCTCCAGGCATCAAtgcatagggccgatggaaagacagcagtcacgcacagcatgatgttaaaggatAAGCAGTGCATAAACTCTGACATAATAAGCCAGTAGGTTTCAATCataaaaagacaaaaaaaacaaccaTTGAGCATTTCCTAATCGAAATGTACAACTATCACTTCCCATTGCAAAAACATTTCACATTTAGTACAAAGTAACCAATGACGTAaagtttaaagtggaactgacagcggacatgaaacagacaatcataatatcagtcaaaaatattAAATTCCCAGTTTATcctacaaaaccaactttataaaaggttttaaaaataggttatatttgagTCAACATTCCATGACATacactaaggcattgttggcagaatagatggatgcagttcaatgcatgattaatataattcaccaatacatttcttggtagtccaacaaatattgctatcaggttgttaatcacagctggcctgatacattgtttgctgcctccattcgggatgcactgtttcagtttcaatgattCAATACTCTGGACAAAAACAGACGAATGTAACTAAGgatgggaatgtcaatacaatcaaactagcaagggcaatgatcacaagtcagtcataacgtaGCTAATAGGCTAGCAcatctatttatgtagcaagctaaaaacacagagcctaacCTTAGCTAGatctagctagctgctaggaggatgtcatgtcatgtcattggaggaaTGGGTGATTGACTGATGTTTTCCCCTCATATAGTTTTTCAGTGGCTATACACAGCTttagatgcaggtgtcatttggttagctagcaagaacatGAACGATTGTTGtccagttagcatatctcttgcgTTCGCAAATTCACTCtgtctatctactccgatttcagagcactctcgtctgagtgtgccagagaacagaataactgatgaatttacgaatgtgcaacacccgctgaatatgaccggtgtcagtaaacgtaggcaaaaaaatgtaatagttAGTCACGAACACTAGATAACATGCTCTGctacttcacaatgctgtctgtgtgggtggaccaattcagtttgtctgtgatgtgtacgccgaggaacttaaaacttactaccctctccactgctgtttcatcgatgtggataggggggtgttccctctgctgtttcctgaagtccacaatcatctccttagttttgttgacgttgagtgtgaggttattttcctgacaccacactccgagggccctcacctcctccctgtaggccgtctcatcgttgttggtaatcaagcctaccactgttgtgtcgtccgcaaacttgatgattgagttggaggcgtgcgtggccacgcagtcgtgggtgaacagggagtacaggagagggctcagaacgcacccttgtggggccccagtgttgaggatcagcggggtggagatgttgttacctaccctcaccacctgggggcggcccgtctggaagtccagtacccagttgcacagggcggggtcgagacccagggtctcgagcttgatgacgagtttggagggtactagggtgttaaatgctgagctgtagtcgatgaacagcattctcacataggtattcctcttgtccagatgggttagggcagtgtggttgtgattgcgtcgtctgtggacctatttgggcagtaagcaaattggagtgggtctagggtgtcaggtagggtggaggtgatatggtccttgactagtctctcaaagcacttcacgatgacggaagtgagtgctacggggcggtagtcgtttagctcagttaccttcgctttcttgggaacagggacaatggtggccctcttgaagcatgtgggaacagcagactgggataaggattgattgaatatgtctgtaaacacaccagtcagctggtctgcgcatgctctgaggatgcggctgtaaagtaacatatttgcagaaatccattcaggtgtattttgcgGCTTTTGACTaatgcgttctaatgatctaaagtcacgCTGTTGTAACcaactgtaaacacacagtccagttcaaagtgaatgatggtgGGCCTGTGTTgcaaatggcttgtttgtataaaggtctactgtagctctgataatacttatttttatttttataatacttattttttccaccataatttgcaaataaattcattaaaaatcttacaatgtgattttctggattttttttctcattttgtctgtcatagttgaagtgtacctatgatgaaaattacaggcctctctcatctttttaagttggagaacttgcacaattggtggctgactaaatacttttttgccccactgtatcatgTCAATACCTACAATAATGATATTGTGTGGTTGGTTGTTTACCCTCCTAATTTGAattgataagagtgtctgctttactgcattctgttctctctctctctctcgcttctccccATCCCCCAGCGAAGTTGGCGTCTCTGGTTCCCTCTAACTCTACCATGTCCGACAAGCTGGAAACCCTGTCCATCCTCAAACGTCTTACCCTGTTGTCCATCTATAGCCTGGTCCTGGTCATTGGGGTCATCGGGTTGGCCCTGATGATCCACATCCTCCAATCCAACATGCGATCAGTCATCACCATCGCTATGCTCAACCTCACCCTGGCCCACTTCCTGTTCCTACTCACCGTACCCTTCAGGATCTACTACTATGCTGCTGGTTACTGGATGTTGGGGGAGATGCTGTGTAAGGTGGTCAGTGCCATGATCCACGTGCACATGTACATGGCTTTTGTTTTCTATGTGGTCATCCTCGTCATACGACTGCTGGGGTTCCATAGCAAGAAGGATCGCTACGAGTTCTACAGGTAGTGAAGTTAACTACGTTCTACAAATACTTAACTGTGTCCTACAGGTAGTTCATTTAACTGTGTTCTACAGGTAGTTAACCATGTTCTACAGGTAGTCAACCTCATTGTAAAGGTAGTTAACCGTGTTCTACAGGTAGTTAACCCTCTGTGTTCTACAGGTAGTTAATTTAACTGTGTTCTACAGGTAGTTAACCATGTTCTACAGGTAGTCAACCACGTTGTAAAGGTAGTTAACCGTGTTCTACAGGTAGTTAACCCTCTGTGTTCTATAGGTAGTTAACTCTCCGTGTTCTACAGGTAGTTAACCCTCTGTGTTCTACAGGTAGTTAACCCTCTGTGTTctacaggtagttaacccactgtgttCTACAGGTAGTTAACCCTCTGTGTTCTACAGGTAGTTAACCCTCTGTGTTCTACAGGTAGTTAACCCTCTGTGTTCTATAGGTAGTTAACTACCTGTAATTAACCGTGTTCTACAGGTAATTAACTTAACCGTGGTCTACAGGTAATTAACTTAACCGTGGTCTACAGGTAGTTAACTTAACCGTGGTCTACAGGTAGTTAACAGCCTGTGGTCTACAGGTAGTTAACAGCCTGTGGTCTACAGGTAATTAACTTAACCGTGGTCTACAGGTAATTAACTTAACCGTGGTCTACAGGTAATTAACCGTGGTCTACAGGTAGTTAACTTAACCGTGGTCTACAGGTAGTTAACTTAACCGTGGTCTACAGGTAATTAACCGTGTTCTACAGGTAATTAACTTAACCGTGGTCTACAGGTAATTAACCGTGTTCTACAGTTAATTAACTTAACCGTGTTCTACAGGTAATTAACCGTGTTCTACAGGTAATTAACTTAACCGTGGTCTACAGGTAGTTAACTTAACCGTGGTCTACAGGTAATTAACCGTGTTCTACAGGTAATTAACTTAACCGTGGTCTACAGGTAATTAACTTAACCGTGGTCTACAGGTAGTTAACTTAACCGTGGTCTACAGGTAGTTAACTTAACCGTGGTCTACAGGTAATTAACCGTGGTCTACAGGTAGTTAACTTAACCGTGGTCTATAGGTAATTAACTTAACCGTGGTCTACAGGTAGTTAACTTAACCGTGGTCTACAGGTAATTAACCGTGGTCTACAGGTAATTAACTTAACCGTGGTCTACAGGTAGTTAACTTAACCGTGGTCTACAGGTAGTTAACTTAACCGTGGTCTACAGGTAATTAACTTAACCGTGGTCTACAGGTAGTTAACAGCCTGTGGTCTACAGGTAGTTAACAGCCTGTGGTCTACAGGTAGTTAACAGCCTGTGGTCTACAGGTAGTTAACAGCCTGTGGTCTACAGGTAGTTAACAGCCTGTGGTCTACAGGTAGTTAACAGCCTGTGGTCTACAGGTAGTTAACAGCCTGTGGTCTACAGGTAATTAACTTAACCGTGGTCTACAGGTAATTAACTTAACCGTGGTCTACAGGTAATTAACCGTGTTCTACAGGTAGTTAACTTAACCGTGGTCTACAGGTAATTAACTTAACCGTGTTCTACAGGTAATTAACTTAACCGTGGTCTACAGGTAATTAACTTAACCGTGGTCTACAGGTAGTTAACTTAACCGTGGTCTACAGGTAATTAACTTAACCGTGGTCTACAGGTAATTAACTTAACCGTGGTCTACAGGTAATTAACTTAACCGTGGTCTACAGGTAATTAACTTAACCGTGGTCTACAGGTAATTAACTTAACCGTGGTCTACAGGTAGTTAACAGCCTGTGGTCTACAGGTAGTTAACAGCCTGTGGTCTACAGGTAATTAACTTAACCGTGGTCTACAGGTAATTAACTTAACCGTGGTCTACAGGTAATTAACCGTGGTCTACAGGTAGTTAACTTAACCGTGGTCTACAGGTAGTTAACAGCCTGTGGTCTACAGGTAATTAACTTAACCGTGGTCTACAGGTAATTAACTTAACCGTGGTCTACAGGTAGTTAACTTAACCGTGGTCTACAGGTAATTAACCGTGGTCTACAGGTAGTTAACAGCCTGTGGTCTACAGGTAATTAACTTAACCGTGGTCTACAGGTAGTTAACAGCCTGTGGTCTACAGGTAGTTAACTTAACCATGGTCTACAGGTAATTAACCGTGTTCTACAGGTAGTTAACAGTGTGTTCCACAGGCCATATAGCACAaatattatattgtatattggccatataccacaaacccctgagatgccttactgctattataaactgtttaccaatgtaattagagcagtaaaaataaatgtttcgtcATACTCGTGGTATATGGTtggatataccacagctgtcagccaatcagaattcagggcttgaaccacccagtttataatggtaGTTAACTATgttgtagaggtagagaggtgtcTCTCAATGTGTGTCATGGCATGGGGGATGGGAAAGGCAAATATCTGTTTCTCACAAAATCACTAagggtctcctctcttctccaggaAGTTGCATGCTTTTGGCGCCAGTGTGGCAGTGTGGACAGTGATGTTTGTGGTCATCCCCCCCATCCTTTATTACAACTACGGCAAGGACGTCCACGataacaccaccaacaacaagaCAAACACAATGTCCAACAATTATTCCCACTGTTTCCAGTTCGGCAACCACCTGAAAAAACACATTGTTGCCAAGGTGCTGAACTACATCATGAGCTCTGTGATCATCATTGTGGCCTGTGTGCTGACGGCACTGCAGTGTCATGTCATGGTCCTTCTGACCAGGAAGTATGGGCGAGACTGCATGTCTCACCAGGAGTTCTGTGCTCAGCTGAAGAGCCTGTGTTTTGCTTTGGTGCTGCTTGTGTGTTTTGTCCCCTATCACGTGTTCAGGATGTACTACCTGGGACACCTTGAGCTGCAGAACATTAACGAGGTATTCCTCAGTCTCACTGCCTTCAGCTGTTTCGACATGCTTACCTTCCTAGGGAGGGGACACTGCTATATGTGTAACAGAGCACGGACTGTGTGACTTCTTCTCACACAAACTCAGAGCCGAAACCTTGCTGTAAGAGCGTTTCCTTTTTAAACAGTACTTTAGCGCCATCTGCTGCTTATTCATATAGCTACGCAAGAGAGTATGTATACTATAGACTTCACTATAATTTATTTATAATCTTATTGGAATTTAAAATAACTTGTGCCAATGATGTTTCTCTCTATATGCCGATTTCATTGTTTGCTAAAACTATTTGTAAGGGCGAGATCTGGCTACATATGGTccaaatattgtaataaataaatacatcgcTAAAATGTTACTGTTCTACTATTATTTTGTGAAACATTACCTCACTCTGTCCCCCGTCTCGACAGAATTGGCAAtgctgacaccacacacacactcacacacacacacacacacacaccaatattcCTGTCCCTCTGAGTTTTATGGAGGCTAGTTACTGTTTAACGTCCCCACCCAACTTTCAGTTTGTTTAGTAAATCAATGTAATGAGAGCCTATGCCGGCGCCATCAAATGTGTCGCTCAATGAATTATAGGCCCATAGCTTTCCCTTCCAACCTTCCGCGTGTTGTTGCAACTCCTCGCCCACGACTCTCCCATTTCGTGCGGTGACACCGTGGGACAAGTGTCGCTTCAAAGCTGGTGGCTAGTTTACAGGTGGACTCACGTTCTGTTGAATTAATGTACATAGCTGACGGACAACACCAAAAGGTAAGCGGTCTCATTTGAAAATATAAAGAATGAACACATGATGTTTGTAGCCTACATCGTATACAGTGACATTATCACAGCGATGATAATTAACTTTGTTGAGTGTTCAAAAGTGAGACATCAGCTGCGTTCGTACCTTACCTTGTCGGTTCAGCTGTATTTGGGTCGTAGCGCTCCAACGGGAGACATTGACTTGTCACGTGGTCCTGTGTTTGTCTAGTGGGGTGTTACCCCACCTgcacaggataggacaggacaggtaGGCTAGATTATGGGAGTTACAGAATGAGTGAGCTAGCTCTCAGGTAGCCTAGCCTATGTCCCACAGACATAAAACAGAACCTTTCCATGAATTGCCTACTAAAATAAATATAATTCATGTAGTTCATTCTGAGGAGAATAAACCATTCCCCAAATAGAAAAACTGAAGAGGGTGGTAGTTGGGCTACGCCATAGCTTACTTTACTTGTGTGAATTGTAAAACTGTGTGAAGCGGGAACTTCCTCATACAGTTCCATAAAACATTTGTTTGCATATGGCTGTAGTCAACCTCGTTCTCAATGCATGTAGACCTACCTACCCATCAACTGTAGAGCTAGACCATGACTTCCTTATACTTATACCAATGTTTTTAAAGGATCATTTAATCAATTCAATGCCTTTGATATGAGATCATTGGCCCTCAGTGAGAAGATGAAAGGATGACACCAGCTTGAGATAGTGAAAGTGTAATATTCAAGATATTCTGTTCAAAGTAATCTAAAAGTTGGAATGCTGCAACCTTTGCTAATATCTAAATTGGATAATTAAGTAACAAGGCACCAGTAACCAGTTTATGATATCAATAAGGCatgaggggtgtggtatatggccaatataccacggctaagggctgttcttatgcatgacgcaacacggggtgcctggatacagcccttagccgtggtatattgtccatataccacacccctcatgccttattgatatcataaactggttaccaacgtaattggaGCAGTATggataaatgttttgtcatacccgtggtatatggtctgatatactacggctgtcagccaatcagcattcaggacttgaatcacccagtttataatgtagaATAATCTCCCCTGGTTGGAAGAGAGAGACGGTATGTACACAATACAGGTGTTTTCTTGTGGTAAAACAGATAAGATATCTTTGTTGCACACAGGATGGTAAAGATCACATGATAACCAATTTCACGTTCTCTACTTGAACTAAAAGGTACTTTTtaattggtttcatcagactcaCTTCTAATGACAATCTCTAAAGGAAGACCAAGATAGCTCCATATTTTTTGCATTGTGTGTGGTTGTATACCTGTGTTTAAAAGGTTTGAAATGTCAAACAGACAGATAGGGTTTTGAGTGTTTCACACAGTGCTAGCCTGTTAGCTCTGGGCTTAATGGCCCTGCTGTAGTGTTTTAGTTGCTAACACACCAACCAGACATGTGACTACAGTGCATGTGCTCTGGGAGAAACAGGCATTGATGCTAGGCAGCAGAGACAGAAACTGTAATATGGTTCAGCTGCTGTGTTTGAAAAGAAAGCTGTGTTTGTTGCTAATGTCATGAAGCAAACACAAGCAACACGTCTTCATCAGGTAACCTTATGGGTGACGCACACACAAaactcctttctttctctctctctctctctctctctctctctctctctgtatgtatgtatgcactTGGTAGTGGATTAATGaaatagatgtaggatcttaatttgagccagtttgcaacAGCAGAAAaattatcctgcagcaacaggacatttgaatgaattgacatttctttgtaggggttgatatttTTTTGGTCAGGGCAAATCAAttctgaaatgtcaaagtggaattacaaactttagaagcatttttttttaaatgtgctagTTTGCATTttctgctgtgcaggaaaattctcagtaaTTAAATGttgttcaaattaagatcctacatttgtatgTGCCATTAGGATACATTTACCACAGTTAGATTAACTGCTCTAGGTatactgtacccacaccctcCTTCCTACCATCATGATTATTGCCCTAATCATAAACGGAATGATGCAGGCCATTCAATTATGTTAGATTCATTATATTACCTCAATCAGATTGCATTCAATCTCTAACGGAGGTATTTAGTGCAGTGAAACTATGTGAATAGTGGGAGTAGAGGGTCAACTATGTCTTGTTTATGATCAGCAATACAAAAGGATAGAAGGAAGTGAATGGGAGTCAGTGGCTGGTATCAGTGGTGTTTTTCTCTGTGCTCTGCCTCCCTGTAGATTAGATGCTGTTGTATTGCTCTGCAATTGATTAGATTAGGCAGGCTATGGAGGCCACAGAATCctgtccacaaacacacacacctaatgaCATCGTCACCACCTTGTCAAACTTGCCAATATGTCTCACAAACAGAGAATATCtatctctcccctatctctccaaCTGTGATAAGTGAGGGAAATAAGGACAGATAAAAGAAAGAGATAAGTAATGTGCAACTAGGTGAGATGCCTTCGTCAAGGCCCACCCACTTTCGTTGTAGGTGACCAATCAAATGGCAGGTACCTTAGGTTACCTTCTGCACTCCGAAAGGTGGAAGAACTGTgtgacagaagaagaagaaggtgaagaagaaggtTAAGAAGAAGAAGGTTAAGAAGAAGAAggttaagaagaagaagaaggtgaagaagaagaagaaggtgaagaagaagaagaaggtgaagaagaagaaggtgaagaaggtgaagaagaagaaggtgaagaaggTTAAGAAGAAGAAGGTTAAGAAGAAGAAGGTTAAGAAGTAGAAGGTGAAGAAggttaagaagaagaagaagaaggtgaagaagaagaaagaaataGACAGAAAGTGATAGCGAAAGAAATTGGAACAAAAAAACATAGACGAGAGAAAGAcaggcagagaaaaagagagagggagaagagccagtaaaaggatagagggagtgagagaaagacaggcagagaaaaagagagagggagaagagccagtaaaaggatagagggagtgagagaaagacaggcagagaaaaagagagagggagaagagccagtaaaaggatagagggagtgagagaaagacaggcagagaaaaagagagagggagaagagccagtaaaaggatagagggagtgagagagagacaggcagagaaaaagagagagggagaagagccagtaaaaggatagagggagtgagagagagacaggcagagaaaaagagagagggagaagagccagtaaaaggatagagggagtgagagaaagacaggcagagaaaaagagagagggagaagagccagtaaaaggatagagggagtgagagaaagacaggcagagaaaaagagagagggagaagagccagtaaaaggatagagggagtgagagagagacaggcagagaaaaagagagagggagaagagccagtaaaaggatagagggagtgagagagagacaggcagagaaaaagaga
Coding sequences within it:
- the LOC139420660 gene encoding probable G-protein coupled receptor 141, translating into MSDKLETLSILKRLTLLSIYSLVLVIGVIGLALMIHILQSNMRSVITIAMLNLTLAHFLFLLTVPFRIYYYAAGYWMLGEMLCKVVSAMIHVHMYMAFVFYVVILVIRLLGFHSKKDRYEFYRKLHAFGASVAVWTVMFVVIPPILYYNYGKDVHDNTTNNKTNTMSNNYSHCFQFGNHLKKHIVAKVLNYIMSSVIIIVACVLTALQCHVMVLLTRKYGRDCMSHQEFCAQLKSLCFALVLLVCFVPYHVFRMYYLGHLELQNINEVFLSLTAFSCFDMLTFLGRGHCYMCNRARTV